AAGAGCTGCTCAACCCCCTCAGGGAGGAAAAAAGCGCCGTCGTCATCGGGGCATACCAGCTGAACTGTTGCAACGGCCCTCACCGTTGGTCGGGAGGTCAATCTGCGCAGGAATCAAGCAGTGTTCAGAACCATTAGGGTTGAGCTGGCCTCACACGAGCGATGGTCTTCAGACGGGTGGCCCCGCCTGTGATGCTCATCACGTACAAGCTAGCCTCCTTGCGGTCGCCGACTGAGTTGAAGGTCACCTTGCCCGACAGCAGGCCGGTGTAGCTGCCCTTGCGGATGGCGGTCTCGACCTGGGTGCGGGTGGGGAGCTTGTTGCCGTTGGCGCGCACGGCGTTCAGCACGCCCTGCACGACCACCTTGGCCGCGTCGTACCCGAAGGCCCCGAACCCTTGCAGCTCATCCCTGAAGGCGTTCTTGTAACTGGTGGCGAAGACCTTTGCTGCTGGTAACGCAGACAGCGGTGCTGTTACCGTGGTGAAGTAGATGTTGTTGGCGTTGGCCTGACCCACGATGGTGGGCAGC
Above is a window of Deinococcus betulae DNA encoding:
- a CDS encoding ABC transporter substrate-binding protein, producing the protein LPTIVGQANANNIYFTTVTAPLSALPAAKVFATSYKNAFRDELQGFGAFGYDAAKVVVQGVLNAVRANGNKLPTRTQVETAIRKGSYTGLLSGKVTFNSVGDRKEASLYVMSITGGATRLKTIARVRPAQP